In Brevibacillus brevis, a genomic segment contains:
- a CDS encoding Rrf2 family transcriptional regulator, whose protein sequence is MQFSIGVEYALHCLVYFVDLPSGTTIGIKELAAFQGVSETYLSKIFTKLKKNGIVRSMPGVKGGYVLAKHPGEINFWEVIAAIEGAKPLFQCTEVRQNCILLEGKQMPDSIRCAPCTINTVMLEAEEKMREHLKDKTIAWLNETLKSKLKERHSEGIQWFREALARR, encoded by the coding sequence TTGCAATTCAGTATAGGAGTAGAATATGCTCTTCATTGCCTAGTTTATTTTGTTGATCTTCCATCCGGTACAACGATCGGAATAAAAGAACTAGCTGCCTTTCAAGGAGTTTCTGAAACGTATTTATCGAAGATTTTTACTAAATTAAAGAAGAATGGGATTGTACGTTCCATGCCTGGAGTTAAAGGTGGATATGTATTAGCGAAACATCCGGGCGAGATTAATTTTTGGGAAGTAATAGCAGCGATTGAAGGAGCAAAACCATTGTTTCAATGTACAGAAGTAAGACAAAATTGTATCCTCCTTGAGGGTAAACAAATGCCTGATTCTATAAGGTGTGCTCCTTGTACCATCAACACGGTAATGTTAGAAGCGGAAGAAAAAATGAGAGAGCATCTTAAGGACAAAACAATCGCATGGTTAAATGAAACCTTAAAATCCAAATTGAAGGAAAGGCATTCAGAGGGGATTCAATGGTTTAGAGAGGCTTTAGCACGTAGATAA
- a CDS encoding EAL domain-containing protein: MPICYQREEAGDSEEGDSDLLRALVREELVLHYQPVVDLKSGKMVGAEALLRWNHPTRGLLRPKEFLAIAEKEGAIFAIEEWILHAVCKQNKQWQKAGVPPFVVSVNLSSFPVIQEDLLRSVESALQESGLDPRYLELEITEELAMDAERTIEMLFQLKRIGVGISIDDFGRGYSSLNSLKRFPIDKLKIDHTFIKHCMEDATEKSVVQTIIGMAKNLRLAVVAEGVEAPEQLVFLQQNLCDAAQGHLISIPLDPDVLTQQFASVQRVVPQLGLPKEQIEQLWKQEGLFEARVELGEAIRNQQGMTFKFAKQEERYVHTLCDGELLYRMGLTPDQVIGSELSQFMPEEAAKIKTTYYERAWDGEENVCYEGFVNGIHYLAALRPIYQAGKVKEVIASCVDITELKKTEEALRNSEAKYRLITENMSDIIVVVNHKGIITYTSPAIFPVLGVKPEELQDQPLMSFIDSQEKEKVEQALRELMETKRPQQVSFTDVLRNGTKVILEAKGTPVLDSQGEVEQVIFILRNITAQVQAEEFLRKMDKLAAIGHLAAGVAHEIRNPVTSIKGFVQLLKQDQGKQEYFDIMLAEFKQLENILREFVSLTQQRPGYFEFVDIRSIIHEVLDSMQEKVVRHILRLNVAASSELKLWCDPGQIRQLFIHLLSNAVEAMPDGGTVWIEVLQEGEDEVKIRIVDEGCGMSEQRLKRLGEPFYSTKEKGTGLGLMISYKIIQYHHGYVHFSSEPHKGTTVEVVFPINNKVRSST; encoded by the coding sequence TTGCCAATTTGCTACCAAAGAGAGGAAGCCGGAGATTCGGAGGAGGGCGATAGCGATCTCCTCCGTGCGCTTGTCCGCGAAGAGCTCGTGCTCCATTACCAGCCAGTAGTCGATCTGAAATCTGGAAAAATGGTCGGAGCGGAGGCGCTTCTGCGGTGGAATCATCCAACGAGAGGCTTGCTGCGGCCGAAGGAGTTTCTCGCCATCGCCGAAAAAGAGGGGGCTATCTTCGCCATCGAAGAGTGGATCCTGCATGCCGTCTGCAAACAAAACAAGCAGTGGCAGAAAGCGGGTGTTCCGCCGTTCGTGGTATCCGTGAATCTCTCGTCGTTTCCCGTCATCCAGGAAGATTTGCTTCGTTCGGTGGAGAGCGCGTTGCAGGAAAGCGGACTTGATCCGAGGTATCTCGAGCTGGAAATTACGGAAGAGCTGGCGATGGATGCGGAGCGGACCATCGAGATGTTGTTTCAGCTGAAAAGAATCGGTGTAGGGATCAGTATCGACGACTTTGGTCGAGGATACAGCTCGCTTAACTCCCTCAAGCGGTTTCCGATCGACAAGCTGAAAATCGACCACACGTTCATCAAACATTGCATGGAGGACGCGACTGAAAAATCGGTGGTCCAGACCATTATCGGGATGGCGAAAAATTTGCGCCTGGCGGTTGTGGCGGAGGGCGTCGAGGCACCCGAACAGCTCGTCTTTCTCCAGCAAAACCTGTGTGATGCGGCTCAAGGCCATCTGATCAGCATCCCGCTGGATCCGGACGTATTGACGCAGCAGTTTGCATCGGTTCAGCGAGTTGTGCCCCAGCTCGGCTTGCCCAAGGAGCAGATCGAACAGCTGTGGAAACAAGAAGGGCTTTTCGAAGCTCGCGTCGAGCTTGGCGAAGCGATCCGAAACCAGCAAGGAATGACGTTCAAGTTCGCAAAGCAAGAGGAACGGTATGTTCATACCCTGTGTGACGGAGAGCTCCTCTATCGTATGGGCCTTACGCCTGATCAGGTCATCGGCAGTGAATTGTCGCAGTTTATGCCGGAAGAGGCCGCCAAAATCAAGACGACGTATTATGAGCGGGCGTGGGATGGGGAGGAAAACGTCTGCTACGAAGGCTTTGTGAACGGCATCCATTATCTCGCGGCGCTGCGACCCATTTATCAAGCAGGCAAGGTGAAAGAGGTAATCGCCTCCTGTGTGGACATCACCGAGCTGAAAAAAACGGAGGAAGCCCTGCGCAACAGCGAGGCCAAATACCGCTTGATCACGGAAAACATGTCGGACATCATTGTCGTGGTGAACCACAAAGGCATCATTACGTACACCTCGCCTGCCATTTTCCCCGTCTTGGGTGTCAAACCCGAGGAATTGCAGGATCAGCCCTTGATGAGTTTCATCGATTCTCAGGAGAAAGAGAAAGTGGAGCAGGCACTCCGTGAGTTGATGGAAACAAAGCGGCCTCAGCAAGTCTCGTTTACCGATGTGCTGCGGAACGGCACCAAGGTCATTCTGGAGGCGAAGGGGACGCCTGTCCTCGACAGTCAGGGGGAGGTCGAGCAGGTGATCTTTATTCTTCGGAATATTACAGCACAGGTCCAGGCGGAAGAGTTCTTGCGCAAGATGGACAAGCTAGCGGCCATCGGCCATCTCGCTGCGGGCGTAGCCCATGAGATTCGCAATCCGGTCACATCGATCAAAGGATTCGTCCAGCTGTTGAAGCAAGACCAGGGCAAACAGGAATACTTCGACATCATGCTGGCTGAGTTCAAGCAGCTGGAAAACATTTTGCGCGAATTCGTGTCGCTCACGCAGCAGCGGCCAGGCTACTTCGAGTTTGTGGATATTCGGTCCATTATCCATGAAGTTCTCGATAGCATGCAGGAAAAAGTCGTCCGCCACATTCTGAGGCTGAACGTCGCCGCATCCAGCGAGCTGAAATTGTGGTGCGATCCCGGCCAGATCCGACAGCTTTTCATCCATCTGCTCTCCAATGCGGTCGAAGCGATGCCTGACGGGGGCACGGTGTGGATCGAAGTACTTCAAGAGGGGGAGGATGAGGTCAAGATCCGTATCGTGGACGAAGGGTGCGGCATGAGTGAGCAGCGGTTGAAACGTCTGGGCGAACCTTTTTACAGCACCAAGGAAAAAGGGACGGGGCTCGGACTGATGATCAGTTATAAAATCATTCAGTACCACCACGGGTATGTTCACTTTTCCAGCGAGCCGCATAAAGGAACGACGGTCGAAGTCGTTTTTCCCATAAACAACAAGGTCCGATCCTCTACGTGA
- a CDS encoding GNAT family N-acetyltransferase, producing MSNENTVHPVAWPPAPIMTERLVLRQSEARDRAALIDLFASPEVGTYIGGSRPRDELERALPEVPGQRFGFFVVELNGTAIGMITLDRRDPERKGHIRPEGGEHELGYMFLPQAWGRGYATEACAAALDWFADVHPGVPVVLSTQTANEASMRVAAKLGFTEVERFEDYGAEQWLGVWYPGTPSE from the coding sequence ATGTCGAATGAGAACACAGTACACCCCGTCGCCTGGCCACCTGCCCCGATCATGACCGAGCGGCTCGTACTCCGCCAGTCCGAGGCCCGGGACCGTGCGGCGCTGATCGACCTGTTCGCCTCACCAGAGGTGGGCACCTACATCGGCGGGTCCCGACCGCGTGACGAGCTCGAACGCGCGTTGCCCGAGGTGCCCGGGCAGCGCTTCGGCTTCTTCGTGGTCGAGCTCAACGGAACAGCGATCGGCATGATTACGCTCGATCGGCGCGACCCGGAGCGTAAGGGTCACATCCGTCCAGAGGGCGGTGAGCACGAGCTCGGCTACATGTTCCTGCCGCAGGCGTGGGGACGCGGATACGCCACCGAGGCGTGCGCAGCGGCCCTCGACTGGTTCGCCGACGTGCATCCTGGCGTGCCGGTGGTGCTCTCCACCCAGACCGCCAACGAGGCCTCGATGCGCGTCGCGGCGAAGCTGGGATTCACCGAGGTGGAGCGGTTCGAGGACTACGGTGCCGAACAGTGGCTTGGCGTATGGTATCCGGGAACACCATCCGAATGA
- a CDS encoding NAD(P)H-quinone oxidoreductase, whose amino-acid sequence MKAIVVEQPGGPEVLQLADIPVPTPSEGELLVRVKAGAINRTDILARKGAVAYKKATSRLGVEMAGFVDSVGPGVTGWQAGDRVMGLVTGGYAEYAVIPANRAMRIPDNLGFVEAAAIPEVFLTAYQTLYWIGRLQEGESVLIHAGASGVGTAAIQLAKRVSKATVIVTAGSEEKLAFCKELGADHGINYKKAPFEEEVARITDGRGVNLILDFIGASYWKQNIQSACVDGRLVLIGILGGSEIAGVDLFDLMAKRLQVTGTLLTPRSDEYKAALSQELAARILPLFAAGEIRPIVDKAYPLENIREAHERMEANQNIGKIVFYVGEQE is encoded by the coding sequence ATGAAAGCAATCGTTGTGGAACAGCCGGGAGGTCCTGAGGTACTGCAGCTCGCAGACATTCCCGTTCCTACTCCGAGTGAGGGCGAGCTGCTGGTACGGGTGAAGGCGGGCGCGATCAACCGTACCGACATTTTGGCGCGGAAGGGTGCAGTGGCTTATAAAAAAGCGACGTCCCGACTTGGCGTGGAGATGGCGGGATTTGTAGATTCCGTGGGGCCGGGTGTCACCGGCTGGCAAGCAGGGGACCGTGTCATGGGCTTGGTGACGGGCGGGTACGCGGAATATGCCGTCATCCCTGCCAACCGAGCGATGCGGATTCCGGACAACCTCGGCTTCGTCGAGGCAGCCGCGATCCCGGAAGTATTCCTCACCGCTTACCAGACGCTGTACTGGATTGGCAGACTGCAGGAGGGGGAGTCCGTCCTGATCCATGCGGGGGCGAGCGGAGTGGGCACAGCCGCGATCCAGCTAGCCAAACGAGTAAGCAAGGCGACCGTGATCGTGACGGCGGGATCGGAAGAGAAGCTGGCCTTTTGCAAGGAATTGGGGGCGGATCACGGCATCAACTACAAAAAGGCGCCCTTTGAAGAAGAGGTAGCTCGAATCACAGATGGCAGGGGAGTCAATCTGATCCTTGATTTTATCGGGGCGTCCTACTGGAAGCAGAACATCCAAAGCGCATGTGTCGATGGTCGTCTGGTCTTGATAGGTATACTCGGTGGCAGCGAGATCGCGGGTGTCGACTTGTTCGATTTGATGGCGAAAAGGCTGCAGGTCACAGGCACCCTTTTGACACCCCGCAGCGACGAGTACAAGGCGGCGCTTAGTCAAGAGCTGGCGGCCCGCATTCTGCCGCTGTTCGCTGCAGGTGAGATTCGACCCATCGTGGACAAGGCGTATCCCTTGGAGAATATCCGCGAGGCCCATGAACGGATGGAGGCAAACCAAAATATCGGGAAAATCGTCTTTTATGTAGGGGAACAGGAGTGA
- a CDS encoding NAD(P)/FAD-dependent oxidoreductase, translating to MKRIIIVGGGFAGIWSAVGAARQLHELQIKENEVEAILINRDSYLGLRPRFYEKDPKNFRVPLSQVLDPIGVRFIEGEVRQIDTHLQKVIVQQKDKQIDLAYDRLVLAAGSRLVRPKITGLHEHAFSTDTYQDALDLDQHINRLSDLPYIDGKYTSVVVGGGFTGIETAAEMTSRLQEVAKKENKESEVRVIIIERESIVGPDLGPNARPIIEQALGEMHVEIHTNETVTSIDSNEVTLRSGKRIPTLTTIWSAGVKASPLVENFPVEKDQWGRLPVDSYLRVKGVRSVFAAGDTARAYTDDNHISLMSCQHAMPQGKFAGHNVVCDLLDLAGIPYKQERYVTCLDLGPWGALVTSGWDRIPQYRGEEAKKIKMNINQSVIYPPLSGNREELFEAAQLIIRKHYV from the coding sequence GTGAAACGGATTATTATTGTTGGTGGTGGTTTTGCTGGTATTTGGAGTGCAGTGGGTGCAGCACGACAGCTACACGAATTGCAAATCAAAGAAAATGAAGTTGAAGCTATTTTAATTAACCGAGATTCATATTTAGGCTTGCGTCCACGTTTTTATGAAAAAGATCCAAAGAATTTTAGGGTCCCTCTCAGTCAAGTTTTGGATCCGATTGGAGTTCGCTTTATCGAAGGAGAAGTAAGACAAATAGACACTCATTTACAAAAAGTGATTGTCCAACAAAAAGATAAGCAGATTGATTTAGCCTATGATCGATTAGTCTTAGCTGCAGGCAGCCGATTGGTTCGCCCTAAAATTACTGGATTACATGAACACGCCTTTTCTACGGATACCTATCAGGATGCGCTAGATCTCGATCAGCATATCAACCGATTATCCGATTTACCTTATATAGATGGTAAGTATACTTCGGTAGTTGTTGGTGGTGGCTTTACCGGGATTGAAACAGCCGCCGAAATGACTTCCCGTTTACAGGAGGTTGCTAAGAAGGAAAATAAAGAATCTGAAGTAAGGGTAATCATAATTGAAAGAGAATCTATCGTAGGTCCTGACTTAGGGCCGAATGCACGACCAATTATAGAACAAGCTTTGGGTGAAATGCATGTAGAGATTCATACAAACGAAACAGTTACATCCATTGATTCAAATGAAGTAACTTTAAGATCCGGGAAACGGATCCCTACTTTGACAACCATTTGGTCAGCAGGAGTAAAGGCTAGTCCTTTAGTGGAAAATTTCCCAGTGGAGAAGGATCAATGGGGACGTTTACCAGTAGATTCATATTTGCGAGTAAAGGGTGTGCGTTCGGTATTTGCTGCTGGAGATACCGCCCGAGCATATACTGATGATAATCATATATCGTTGATGTCTTGTCAGCATGCTATGCCTCAAGGGAAATTTGCTGGACATAACGTTGTTTGTGATTTACTTGATTTGGCTGGAATTCCATACAAACAAGAACGTTATGTTACCTGTCTTGATTTAGGCCCTTGGGGAGCTTTGGTAACTAGTGGTTGGGATCGCATTCCGCAGTATCGAGGCGAAGAAGCAAAAAAAATAAAAATGAACATTAACCAATCAGTTATTTATCCACCCCTGTCAGGGAATCGTGAAGAACTATTTGAAGCAGCTCAACTGATTATAAGAAAACATTATGTGTAG
- a CDS encoding ABC transporter ATP-binding protein, with translation MLRRFFSYYRPYMGLFFLDFSCAILAALLELGFPLAVNQVVDKLLPSKDWPLILWACLGLLVMYTLNAGMNYVVTYWGHMLGINIETDMRKKLYDHIQKLSFRFFDNTKTGHLLSRLTNDLMEIGEVAHHGPEDLFIAVMTLVGAFVLMFTINVEMAILTFLVIPVMIWLVIHFNRKMTAAFHRLYGDMADFNARVEDNVGGMRVVQAFANEEFENSRFAENNLRFRLTKLLSYKIMAQNASVSYIMMRLVNLFVLICGSWFVLRNQLTYGEFVAFLLLTNVFFRPMEKINAIIESYPKGIAGFRRYIEIMDTQPDIADAPDAIEVKELRGDIRYQGVTFSYDREANLLKNIDLDIRAGETVAFVGPSGAGKTTLCSLLPRFYEIDGGSITIDGYDIRQIQLKSLRSQIGIVQQDVFLFSGTIRENISYGNRTATEEQIWEAARRARLEEFIMAQPDGLETIIGERGVKLSGGQKQRLAIARMFLKNPPILILDEATSALDTETEAAIQQSLTELSKGRTTLVIAHRLATIKNADRIVVVTENGITEEGSHDQLLARKGIYSRLYQAQFGSYGERHTAFSS, from the coding sequence ATGCTTCGCCGGTTTTTTTCCTATTATCGCCCTTATATGGGACTGTTTTTTCTGGACTTCTCATGCGCCATTCTGGCAGCCCTGCTTGAATTGGGGTTTCCGCTCGCCGTCAACCAGGTCGTGGACAAACTGCTGCCAAGCAAGGATTGGCCGCTCATCCTGTGGGCGTGCCTGGGACTGCTCGTGATGTACACATTGAACGCAGGGATGAACTACGTCGTCACCTACTGGGGCCACATGCTCGGGATCAACATCGAGACCGACATGCGCAAAAAGCTGTACGACCACATCCAAAAGCTCTCCTTTCGCTTCTTTGACAATACAAAGACGGGACATCTCCTGTCCAGGCTGACCAATGACCTGATGGAAATCGGGGAAGTCGCACACCACGGCCCGGAGGACTTGTTCATTGCCGTCATGACACTGGTGGGCGCTTTTGTCCTGATGTTTACCATTAATGTAGAGATGGCGATCCTGACGTTTTTGGTCATTCCCGTCATGATCTGGCTCGTCATTCACTTCAATCGAAAGATGACGGCAGCCTTCCATCGGCTGTATGGCGATATGGCTGATTTTAACGCGCGCGTCGAGGACAACGTCGGCGGAATGCGCGTCGTACAGGCTTTCGCCAACGAGGAATTTGAGAACAGCCGCTTTGCCGAGAACAACCTGCGCTTTCGCTTGACCAAGCTTTTGTCCTACAAGATCATGGCGCAAAACGCGTCGGTCAGCTATATAATGATGCGCCTCGTCAACCTGTTTGTCTTGATCTGCGGGAGCTGGTTTGTCCTGCGGAACCAGTTGACCTACGGCGAATTCGTGGCCTTTCTGCTCTTGACCAACGTGTTTTTCCGTCCGATGGAAAAAATCAACGCGATCATTGAAAGCTATCCGAAAGGAATCGCAGGCTTTCGACGGTACATCGAAATCATGGATACCCAGCCGGATATTGCGGATGCCCCCGATGCGATCGAGGTAAAGGAACTCAGAGGAGACATACGATACCAGGGAGTTACGTTTAGCTACGACCGGGAAGCGAATCTCCTGAAGAACATCGATTTGGATATTCGTGCCGGTGAGACGGTTGCTTTCGTCGGTCCTTCCGGGGCGGGAAAAACGACCCTGTGCAGCCTTTTGCCGCGGTTTTACGAAATCGACGGCGGAAGCATTACAATCGATGGCTACGATATCCGCCAGATCCAATTGAAGTCGCTGCGCAGTCAAATCGGGATTGTCCAGCAGGATGTTTTTCTGTTCTCCGGCACGATCCGGGAAAATATCTCGTACGGAAACCGGACAGCCACGGAAGAGCAAATTTGGGAAGCAGCGCGTCGGGCTCGACTGGAAGAATTCATTATGGCTCAGCCGGATGGGCTGGAGACCATCATCGGCGAACGCGGGGTCAAGCTGTCCGGGGGTCAGAAGCAGCGGCTGGCGATTGCTCGCATGTTCCTAAAGAACCCTCCGATCCTCATCCTCGACGAAGCAACGTCCGCGCTGGATACGGAGACGGAGGCAGCCATCCAGCAGTCGCTGACGGAATTGTCCAAAGGCCGCACGACCCTGGTGATCGCCCATCGATTGGCAACCATCAAAAATGCGGACCGCATCGTGGTCGTGACCGAAAACGGCATTACCGAAGAGGGCAGCCATGATCAGCTGCTCGCAAGAAAAGGCATATACAGCAGACTGTACCAGGCGCAGTTTGGATCCTATGGGGAGAGGCATACGGCCTTTTCCAGTTAG
- a CDS encoding MFS transporter, producing the protein MDFSWKRNLFVLWVGVLFCSTAYSISIPFLPIFLHTSLGVNDHLEAWSGISFGITFLASALISPYWGSLADKYGRKPMLIRSGFSLSVLYLVTYFINDPYLFLVLRVFQGLLAGFVPASIALVATNTPEKHVGYALGVMSTAGATGGIIGPLVGGVVSHMWGNREAFLFSGAVVLVAALIATFWVRETNMNRSGNRSNVREDLRAAIANKSLMSVLGLSLIVTLSVMLLEPLLTVYVLQLGASQKDASLSAGIIFAAVGIATVLAAPRWGKLGTKAGYSKILFIGLMGGAIGNLLQFFFTNLYGFGILRFVYGLFFAAVYPSINAMIVKVTEPEFRGRAFSLNQSSTQIATMLGPVIGGVLGGLIPIRIVFIINGLALLATALLIRVKNPDGAVQAAKQNTSQAKLVTKSNG; encoded by the coding sequence ATGGATTTTTCATGGAAGCGAAACCTGTTTGTACTGTGGGTTGGCGTTTTGTTTTGCAGCACAGCCTATTCGATCTCGATACCGTTCTTGCCCATCTTCCTTCACACTTCACTCGGCGTCAATGATCATCTGGAAGCTTGGTCCGGTATTTCTTTCGGCATTACTTTTCTGGCCAGCGCATTGATTTCTCCGTATTGGGGGTCGCTGGCAGACAAATACGGCCGAAAACCGATGCTGATCCGCTCTGGTTTCAGTCTGTCTGTGCTGTACCTCGTCACGTATTTCATCAACGACCCGTATCTGTTTCTCGTCTTGCGTGTATTCCAAGGTCTCCTGGCAGGCTTCGTGCCCGCCTCGATCGCACTGGTCGCCACGAATACACCTGAAAAACATGTTGGATACGCACTGGGCGTCATGTCGACAGCCGGTGCAACTGGAGGCATTATCGGTCCCCTCGTTGGCGGTGTCGTCAGCCATATGTGGGGAAACAGGGAAGCCTTTTTATTTTCCGGAGCGGTCGTGCTGGTAGCTGCTCTCATCGCCACCTTCTGGGTCAGAGAGACAAACATGAACCGTTCCGGCAATCGTTCCAATGTTCGTGAAGATTTACGGGCGGCTATCGCGAACAAGTCGCTTATGTCCGTCCTGGGCCTCAGCCTGATCGTGACCCTCTCCGTCATGCTGCTGGAACCGCTGCTCACCGTCTACGTGCTGCAGCTGGGCGCCTCCCAAAAGGACGCCTCGCTCAGTGCCGGCATCATTTTCGCCGCAGTCGGGATTGCGACAGTCCTCGCCGCTCCCCGTTGGGGCAAACTCGGAACAAAGGCAGGGTACTCCAAAATTTTGTTCATCGGCCTCATGGGTGGAGCGATTGGAAACCTGCTGCAATTTTTCTTCACGAACCTGTATGGCTTCGGTATCCTGCGGTTCGTCTACGGTCTGTTTTTCGCAGCGGTCTACCCATCGATCAACGCGATGATCGTCAAAGTCACCGAACCGGAGTTCCGCGGCAGGGCGTTCAGCCTCAACCAGTCGTCCACGCAGATTGCGACCATGCTGGGCCCTGTCATCGGGGGCGTCTTGGGTGGACTCATCCCCATCCGCATCGTCTTTATCATCAACGGGCTCGCTCTCTTGGCTACTGCGCTCCTCATTCGTGTAAAGAATCCGGATGGAGCCGTACAAGCAGCGAAGCAAAATACCTCTCAGGCTAAGCTTGTCACGAAGTCAAACGGCTGA